The following coding sequences are from one Microbacterium sp. SORGH_AS_0969 window:
- a CDS encoding winged helix-turn-helix domain-containing protein — translation MITTLRRADARRIALAAQGFARPRPETVGTRQITAALHRMRILQIDSVNVFSRSHYMPLFARLGAYDTALLDKLAFSRRPKWTESWAHVASLVSVDDWPLLQFRHDALRDKYGSDAWAAANQPLMQWLRDELAARGPLRPAEIEHDARRGSRGSWWGWDDVKNGLERLWLFGDVAIAGRRGFERRYALASDVLPPSALETTVARQVAVTELVRRAAVAYGVATAADLADYWRIRDRPAVMAAVHDLVEAGELIPVQVEGWEVGGRPAKAWLHRDAAHPRRVDAAAILTPFDPVVWFRDRAERLFDFDYRIEIYTPAPQRRFGYYSLPVIIGDDVVGRVDLKADRASSALRVQSAWWEHGAPPDATERLAAELLTAARWQDLDRVTVSRWGDAADALAGALSAERHEHPDGRST, via the coding sequence ATGATCACGACGCTCCGCCGCGCCGACGCACGCCGCATCGCCCTGGCCGCCCAGGGCTTCGCCCGCCCTCGCCCCGAGACGGTCGGCACGCGTCAGATCACGGCGGCGCTGCACCGCATGCGGATCCTGCAGATCGACTCGGTCAACGTCTTCTCACGCTCGCACTACATGCCGCTCTTCGCGCGCCTCGGCGCGTACGACACGGCCCTGCTCGACAAGCTCGCCTTCTCGCGCCGCCCGAAGTGGACCGAGTCCTGGGCGCATGTGGCATCCCTCGTCTCCGTCGACGACTGGCCGTTGCTGCAGTTCCGCCACGACGCGCTCCGCGACAAGTACGGCAGCGATGCCTGGGCCGCGGCCAATCAGCCGCTGATGCAGTGGCTGCGCGACGAGCTCGCCGCGCGCGGCCCGCTGCGGCCGGCCGAGATCGAGCACGATGCTCGCCGTGGCTCACGAGGGTCGTGGTGGGGCTGGGACGACGTCAAGAACGGCCTCGAGCGCCTCTGGCTCTTCGGCGACGTCGCGATCGCGGGGCGACGGGGGTTCGAGCGGCGGTATGCGCTGGCATCCGATGTCCTTCCGCCCTCGGCGCTCGAGACCACCGTGGCGCGCCAGGTAGCCGTCACCGAGCTCGTGCGGCGGGCCGCGGTGGCGTACGGGGTGGCGACGGCGGCCGACCTCGCAGACTATTGGCGCATCCGAGATCGGCCGGCGGTGATGGCCGCCGTGCACGACCTCGTCGAGGCCGGTGAGCTGATCCCGGTACAGGTCGAGGGGTGGGAGGTGGGCGGACGGCCCGCGAAGGCATGGCTGCATCGGGATGCCGCGCACCCCCGCCGCGTGGATGCGGCGGCGATCCTGACGCCCTTCGATCCGGTCGTCTGGTTCCGCGACCGCGCGGAGCGGCTGTTCGACTTCGACTACCGCATCGAGATCTACACGCCGGCTCCCCAGCGCCGGTTCGGCTACTACTCGCTCCCGGTGATCATCGGCGACGACGTCGTGGGTCGCGTGGACCTCAAGGCCGACCGCGCGTCCAGCGCCCTCCGCGTGCAGTCGGCGTGGTGGGAGCACGGCGCGCCCCCGGATGCCACCGAGCGACTCGCGGCCGAGTTGCTCACGGCTGCGCGCTGGCAGGACCTCGACCGCGTAACCGTTTCCCGGTGGGGCGACGCCGCGGATGCCCTGGCGGGCGCGCTCAGCGCGGAGCGCCACGAGCATCCCGACGGGCGCTCGACCTGA
- a CDS encoding AI-2E family transporter yields the protein MTGPDPEPRGSFLDALRRRTVSSDLQPPIPPALRQTTAYAWRLLVIAAAVGVVIWVVIQLKLLVIPLLVAILVTALVWPAFSFLQRHRWPKWLAIVVTVLGTIAIISGLVWLAVWQISREFASVQNRTVLAVEQFRQYLIDGPLHLSAQQIDDGLTQAGTFLQQQAELLWTGALAIGTTLGHVGTGVLLTLFILLCLLADGGGIWRWTTRLFPRVARPAVDGAGRAGWRTVKSYARTQLLVATIDAIGIGLGAFLLGVPLSIPIGVLVFLGAFIPFVGAVATGALAVFIALVYNGPLIALFMLIVVLGVQQVESHILQPILMGSAVKVHPLAVVLVVAGGAMIGGIAGALFAVPLAAFVNVVAVYLSSKAWEHEGQPLASRDLIWQTVPRERGRRS from the coding sequence ATGACCGGACCCGATCCCGAGCCTCGCGGGTCGTTCCTCGACGCCCTCCGACGGCGCACGGTTTCGAGCGATCTTCAGCCTCCGATACCCCCGGCGCTCCGGCAGACCACGGCGTACGCGTGGCGGCTGCTCGTCATCGCCGCGGCCGTCGGCGTCGTCATCTGGGTCGTCATCCAGCTGAAGCTGCTCGTGATCCCTCTCCTGGTCGCGATCCTCGTCACGGCGCTCGTCTGGCCGGCGTTCTCGTTCCTGCAGCGTCACCGCTGGCCCAAGTGGCTCGCCATCGTCGTCACGGTGCTCGGGACCATCGCGATCATCTCGGGCCTCGTCTGGCTCGCTGTCTGGCAGATCTCGCGCGAGTTCGCCTCGGTCCAGAACCGCACGGTGCTCGCGGTCGAGCAGTTCCGCCAATACCTCATCGACGGCCCCCTGCATCTGAGCGCCCAGCAGATCGACGACGGGCTGACCCAGGCGGGAACTTTCCTGCAACAGCAGGCGGAACTCCTGTGGACCGGTGCCCTCGCCATCGGTACGACTCTCGGCCACGTCGGCACCGGGGTGCTGCTGACGCTCTTCATCCTGCTGTGCCTGCTCGCCGACGGTGGCGGCATCTGGCGCTGGACCACGCGCCTGTTCCCGCGCGTCGCGCGCCCGGCCGTCGACGGCGCGGGCCGGGCCGGATGGCGCACGGTCAAGAGCTACGCGCGCACGCAGCTGCTCGTCGCGACGATCGACGCGATCGGTATCGGCCTCGGCGCCTTCCTTCTCGGTGTGCCGCTGTCGATCCCGATCGGGGTGCTGGTCTTCCTCGGGGCGTTCATCCCGTTCGTCGGAGCCGTGGCCACCGGCGCCCTCGCCGTGTTCATCGCGCTCGTCTACAACGGCCCGCTCATCGCGCTGTTCATGCTCATCGTCGTCCTGGGTGTGCAGCAGGTCGAGAGTCACATCCTCCAGCCGATTCTCATGGGCTCGGCCGTGAAGGTGCACCCGCTCGCCGTCGTCCTGGTCGTCGCCGGCGGAGCCATGATCGGCGGGATCGCCGGTGCGCTGTTCGCCGTGCCCCTCGCGGCGTTCGTCAACGTGGTCGCGGTTTACCTCAGTTCCAAGGCCTGGGAGCACGAGGGCCAGCCACTGGCGTCTCGCGATCTCATCTGGCAGACCGTCCCGCGCGAGCGCGGAAGGAGATCATGA
- the ilvA gene encoding threonine ammonia-lyase, with translation MNDTPTLAEFEDAAHALRGIITRTPLDESLHLTELLGVPVNLKLENLQRTGSFKIRGATYRLSRLTAEERARGVVAASAGNHAQGVALAAQQLGIPATIFMPLGVPVPKLLATRGYGAEVILEGATVETPLRLAAEFAERTGAVLIHPFDHRDIIVGQGTLGLELVEDMPDLETIIVGIGGGGLAAGVAAAVKARAAAEGREVRIIGVQAHNSAAYPSSLAAGYPMQVETTPTIADGIAVARPGDLPFELIRQYIDEVVTVTEDDIARALLVLLERAKQVVEPAGAVGVAAILAGKIQATGPTVTILSGGNIDPLLLQRVVAHGLSASGRYMSLRIPLPDRPGQLARVSELLAQVGANVIEVLHTRHGQGLQISEVILQLSVETRGAEHRALVIQTLEDAGFIATVVPD, from the coding sequence ATGAACGACACTCCCACCCTGGCCGAGTTCGAGGATGCCGCGCATGCTCTGCGCGGCATCATCACGCGGACTCCGCTCGACGAGTCGCTGCACCTCACCGAGCTGCTCGGCGTTCCCGTCAACCTCAAGCTCGAGAACCTGCAACGGACCGGCTCGTTCAAGATCCGCGGCGCCACCTACCGTCTGTCGCGTCTGACGGCGGAGGAGCGCGCGCGCGGAGTCGTCGCCGCGTCCGCCGGCAATCACGCGCAGGGCGTCGCGCTGGCGGCCCAGCAGCTCGGGATCCCCGCGACGATCTTCATGCCGCTGGGCGTCCCCGTGCCGAAGCTGCTGGCCACGCGCGGGTACGGTGCCGAGGTGATCCTCGAGGGCGCCACCGTCGAGACGCCACTGCGCCTTGCAGCCGAGTTCGCCGAGCGCACCGGGGCCGTGCTGATCCACCCGTTCGACCACCGCGACATCATCGTCGGGCAGGGCACGCTCGGGCTCGAGCTCGTCGAAGACATGCCCGACCTCGAGACGATCATCGTGGGTATCGGCGGGGGAGGGCTGGCGGCCGGCGTCGCCGCGGCGGTCAAGGCCCGCGCCGCGGCGGAGGGTCGCGAGGTGCGCATCATCGGCGTGCAGGCGCACAACTCCGCCGCGTACCCGTCGTCGCTCGCCGCCGGGTACCCGATGCAGGTCGAGACGACCCCGACGATCGCCGACGGCATCGCTGTCGCGCGTCCCGGCGATCTGCCGTTCGAACTCATCCGGCAGTACATCGACGAGGTCGTCACCGTCACCGAGGACGACATCGCGCGCGCTCTGCTCGTGCTCCTCGAGCGGGCGAAGCAGGTCGTCGAGCCCGCAGGAGCCGTCGGGGTCGCCGCGATCCTCGCCGGCAAGATCCAGGCGACCGGACCGACCGTGACGATCCTGTCCGGAGGGAACATCGACCCCCTGCTGCTGCAGCGCGTCGTGGCGCACGGTCTCTCGGCATCCGGTCGATACATGTCGCTGCGGATCCCCTTGCCCGACCGTCCCGGCCAGCTCGCGCGCGTCTCGGAGCTTCTCGCGCAGGTGGGCGCGAACGTCATCGAGGTGCTCCACACGCGCCACGGACAGGGCCTGCAGATCAGCGAGGTGATCCTGCAGCTGAGCGTTGAGACCCGTGGAGCCGAGCACCGCGCGCTGGTGATCCAGACGCTCGAAGACGCCGGCTTCATCGCCACGGTCGTCCCCGACTGA
- the greA gene encoding transcription elongation factor GreA: MSHDAQVTFLTQDAYDRLAQELEHLSTTGREEIAKRIEAAREEGDLKENGGYHAAKDEQGKQEARIRTLQQLLKDAKVGEAPESHGVVESGTVVTAVVAGGEEKFLLGNREIAANSELDVYSEASPLGAAIIGLKEGEKGSYTAPNGKEISVEILKVETYSGQ, encoded by the coding sequence GTGTCCCACGACGCTCAGGTGACGTTCCTCACCCAGGACGCCTACGACCGTCTGGCTCAGGAGCTCGAGCACCTCTCGACCACCGGCCGTGAAGAGATCGCGAAGCGCATCGAAGCCGCCCGCGAAGAGGGCGACCTGAAAGAGAACGGTGGCTACCACGCCGCGAAGGACGAGCAGGGCAAGCAGGAAGCACGTATCCGCACGCTGCAGCAGCTCCTGAAGGACGCGAAGGTCGGCGAGGCACCCGAGAGCCACGGCGTGGTCGAGTCGGGCACCGTCGTGACCGCCGTCGTCGCCGGCGGCGAGGAGAAGTTCCTGCTCGGCAACCGCGAGATCGCGGCGAACTCCGAGCTCGACGTCTACAGCGAGGCCTCCCCGCTGGGTGCGGCGATCATCGGCCTCAAGGAGGGCGAGAAGGGTTCGTACACCGCCCCCAACGGCAAGGAGATCTCGGTCGAGATCCTCAAGGTCGAGACCTACTCCGGTCAGTAA
- a CDS encoding DUF4307 domain-containing protein: MTTQEMLDERYGRRTSPRRRIVLWSIVGVVALTLTALLGWTTVSNTLRSVTATDTGFTVTDASAVTISFQFTAPVGEPVACAIEAQDEDHGTVGWRVVEYPASEDHSRAFSEEIPTLALATTGFVNSCWVP, from the coding sequence ATGACGACGCAGGAGATGCTCGATGAGCGCTACGGTCGGCGCACGTCACCCCGCCGCCGGATCGTGCTGTGGAGCATCGTCGGCGTCGTCGCGCTGACGCTCACGGCGCTGCTGGGGTGGACCACCGTGTCGAACACCCTGCGGTCGGTCACGGCGACCGACACGGGCTTCACCGTCACGGATGCGAGCGCCGTCACGATCTCCTTCCAGTTCACGGCCCCCGTCGGTGAACCCGTGGCATGCGCGATCGAGGCGCAGGACGAAGATCACGGAACGGTCGGATGGCGGGTCGTCGAGTACCCGGCATCCGAAGATCACAGCCGGGCCTTCTCGGAGGAGATTCCGACCCTCGCGCTGGCGACCACGGGTTTTGTCAACTCTTGCTGGGTGCCGTAA
- a CDS encoding hemolysin III family protein, giving the protein MPQLPLLEASAVGAQDEVKPSWRGWIHAGTFPVAIAAGIVLIVLAHGAPAKWACAVFAASSLLLFGNSALYHRFHWKPKTKAVLKRIDHANILLLIAGTYTPLAVLALDTPQTVLLLSIVWGGALLGILFRVFWINAPRWLYVALYLALGWAAVMYIVDLFKANPAMMVLVVVGGLLYTAGAIVYALKRPNPWPGHFGFHEIFHVCTVLAFLCHWTACLLIALAPAYHGG; this is encoded by the coding sequence ATGCCCCAGCTTCCTCTGCTCGAGGCATCTGCCGTCGGCGCCCAAGACGAGGTCAAGCCGAGCTGGCGCGGATGGATCCACGCGGGCACGTTCCCCGTGGCGATCGCGGCCGGCATCGTGCTGATCGTCCTCGCACACGGCGCCCCGGCCAAGTGGGCATGCGCCGTGTTCGCGGCATCCTCACTCCTCCTCTTCGGCAACTCGGCGCTCTATCACCGCTTCCACTGGAAGCCGAAGACGAAGGCCGTCCTCAAGCGCATCGACCACGCCAACATCCTGCTGCTCATCGCGGGCACGTACACGCCGCTCGCGGTCCTGGCCCTCGATACCCCGCAGACCGTCCTGCTGCTGTCGATCGTCTGGGGCGGAGCGCTGCTCGGCATCCTGTTCCGCGTGTTCTGGATCAACGCCCCGCGCTGGCTGTACGTGGCGCTGTACCTCGCCCTGGGCTGGGCCGCGGTGATGTACATCGTCGACCTCTTCAAGGCGAATCCGGCGATGATGGTGCTCGTCGTCGTGGGCGGCCTGCTCTACACCGCCGGGGCGATCGTCTACGCGCTCAAGCGGCCGAACCCGTGGCCGGGGCACTTCGGTTTCCACGAGATCTTCCACGTGTGCACGGTCCTGGCGTTCCTCTGCCACTGGACCGCGTGCCTGCTGATCGCCCTCGCTCCGGCGTACCACGGCGGCTGA
- a CDS encoding isoprenyl transferase, with amino-acid sequence MRRNEGRGPLYRLYASRLRRRMPATVPHHVAMMIDGNRRWARQLGYDSAAHGHRAGAAKMHEFLRWCDDLGIGVVSLYLLSNDNLVKRDSRELGDLLEIIAELARELSLEPDWRVQHVGRAEGLPPELAEVLREVTERTRSHTGLHVNLAVGYGGRSEIVDAVRSIIAKHDASGGSLEELAASLTPEQIGEHLYTGGQADPDLVIRTSGEQRLSDFLLWQSAHSEFYFVEALGPDLREVDFLRAIRDFSARDRRFGQ; translated from the coding sequence ATGCGAAGGAACGAGGGGCGCGGCCCCCTGTACCGTCTGTACGCCTCGCGGTTGCGTCGACGGATGCCCGCGACCGTTCCGCACCACGTCGCCATGATGATCGACGGCAACCGTCGGTGGGCGCGCCAGCTCGGCTACGACAGCGCGGCGCACGGCCATCGCGCGGGCGCGGCGAAGATGCACGAGTTCCTGCGGTGGTGCGACGACCTGGGTATCGGCGTCGTCTCGCTGTACCTGTTGTCCAACGACAACCTCGTCAAGCGCGACAGTCGCGAGCTGGGCGACCTGCTCGAGATCATCGCCGAACTCGCCCGGGAACTGTCGCTCGAACCCGACTGGCGCGTCCAGCACGTGGGCCGGGCAGAAGGGCTCCCACCCGAGCTCGCCGAGGTTCTGCGCGAGGTCACCGAGCGTACCCGCTCGCACACCGGCCTTCACGTCAACCTCGCGGTGGGGTACGGGGGTCGGAGCGAGATCGTGGACGCCGTACGCAGCATCATCGCGAAGCACGACGCGTCGGGGGGTTCCTTGGAGGAGCTCGCGGCCAGTCTGACGCCCGAGCAGATCGGCGAGCATCTGTACACGGGCGGCCAGGCGGACCCCGACCTCGTCATCCGCACCTCGGGCGAGCAGCGCCTCAGCGATTTCCTCCTCTGGCAGTCCGCTCATTCCGAGTTCTACTTCGTCGAGGCGCTGGGACCGGATCTGCGAGAGGTCGACTTCCTCCGAGCCATCCGCGACTTCTCCGCCCGGGACCGGCGTTTCGGTCAGTAG
- a CDS encoding PhoH family protein has product MTARAPFDQRHVDESSVSEQDLRTYVLDTSVLLSDPRAFFRFAEHSVVIPVVVITELEGKRHDPEIGYFARQALRHLDELRIEHGRLDFPVPVGNDGTLRVELNNTDQMVLPSGMRTGGNDSRILAVAMNIAKDGAEVTVVSKDLPMRVKAASLGLTAEEYLAEQAMDSGWTGIASLDISGDDLSDLYESEVATSDEVVGLPVNTGLIIHSERGSALGRVTGDGEFRLVRGDRDAFGLHGRSAEQRIALDLLLDPEVGIVSLGGRAGTGKSALALCAALESVLERQQQKKIIVFRPLFAVGGQELGYLPGDQAEKMGPWGQAVFDTLGSVVSGNVLEEVLARGLLEVLPLTHIRGRSLHDAFVIVDEAQSLERNVLLTVLSRIGQNSRVVLTHDVAQRDNLRVGRHDGVASVIETLKGHALFGHVTLTRSERSAIAALVTDLLEAGELS; this is encoded by the coding sequence GTGACTGCACGAGCACCATTCGACCAGCGTCACGTCGACGAGAGCAGCGTCTCCGAACAGGATCTGCGCACCTATGTTCTGGACACGTCTGTCCTTCTGAGCGATCCGCGGGCATTCTTCCGCTTCGCGGAGCATTCGGTCGTGATACCCGTGGTGGTGATCACCGAGCTCGAGGGCAAGCGCCACGACCCCGAGATCGGGTACTTCGCTCGGCAGGCGCTCCGTCATCTCGACGAGCTCCGGATCGAGCACGGCCGCCTCGACTTCCCCGTCCCCGTCGGCAACGACGGGACTCTCCGTGTGGAGCTGAACAACACCGACCAGATGGTCCTGCCCTCGGGCATGCGCACCGGCGGCAACGACAGTCGCATCCTCGCCGTCGCGATGAACATCGCGAAGGACGGCGCCGAGGTCACCGTCGTGTCGAAGGATCTGCCGATGCGCGTCAAGGCCGCGTCCCTCGGCCTGACGGCGGAGGAGTACCTGGCCGAGCAGGCGATGGACTCGGGATGGACGGGCATCGCGTCTCTCGACATCTCGGGCGACGACCTCAGCGACCTGTATGAGAGCGAAGTGGCCACGAGCGACGAGGTCGTCGGTCTTCCGGTGAACACGGGGCTGATCATCCACTCCGAGCGCGGCTCGGCGCTCGGCCGTGTCACGGGCGACGGCGAGTTCCGACTCGTCCGCGGAGACCGAGACGCCTTCGGGTTGCACGGTCGATCGGCCGAGCAGCGCATCGCCCTCGACCTGCTGCTCGACCCCGAGGTCGGCATCGTGTCGCTCGGCGGACGGGCGGGCACCGGCAAGTCGGCGCTGGCGCTGTGCGCGGCGCTCGAGTCGGTGCTCGAGCGGCAGCAGCAGAAGAAGATCATCGTGTTCCGGCCGCTGTTCGCCGTCGGCGGGCAGGAACTGGGGTATCTACCCGGCGACCAGGCCGAGAAGATGGGCCCCTGGGGGCAGGCGGTCTTCGACACGCTGGGCTCGGTCGTCTCGGGCAACGTCCTCGAGGAGGTGCTGGCTCGTGGTCTCCTGGAGGTGCTGCCTCTCACGCACATCCGCGGTCGATCCCTCCACGACGCCTTCGTGATCGTCGACGAAGCCCAGTCTCTCGAGCGCAACGTGCTTCTCACGGTGCTGAGCCGCATCGGGCAGAACTCCCGCGTCGTGCTCACGCACGATGTGGCGCAGCGCGACAACCTGCGCGTGGGGCGTCACGACGGCGTCGCCTCGGTGATCGAGACGCTGAAGGGCCACGCGCTCTTCGGCCATGTCACCCTGACGCGCTCGGAGCGTTCGGCGATCGCCGCTCTCGTGACCGATCTCCTGGAGGCCGGCGAACTCTCCTGA
- a CDS encoding response regulator transcription factor, translating into MTRILIAEDEERIAAFVAKGLEAAGYQTATVDDGAEALSAALSGDIDLVLLDVGLPTLDGFEVLRTLRGQGSAIPVIMLTARTSTRDTVDGLDAGANDYMAKPFKFDELLARVRSRLREPLTAHTISISHGDITLDVRGRRASIGGRDVDLSAREFALAEEFLRHAGQVLSREQLLSRVWGMDFDPGSNVVDVYVRYLRAKFGASRIATVRGAGYRWE; encoded by the coding sequence ATGACTCGCATCCTCATCGCCGAGGACGAAGAGCGCATCGCCGCGTTCGTCGCGAAAGGATTGGAAGCGGCGGGCTATCAGACTGCGACCGTGGACGACGGCGCCGAAGCCCTCAGTGCCGCCCTGTCCGGCGACATCGACCTCGTGCTGCTCGACGTCGGGCTGCCCACGCTCGACGGCTTCGAGGTGCTTCGCACCCTCCGGGGACAGGGGTCCGCGATCCCCGTCATCATGCTCACCGCGCGCACCAGCACACGCGACACCGTGGACGGTCTCGACGCGGGAGCGAACGACTACATGGCGAAGCCCTTCAAGTTCGATGAGCTGCTCGCGCGCGTCAGGTCGAGACTGCGTGAACCGCTCACGGCCCACACCATCTCGATCTCGCACGGCGACATCACGCTCGACGTACGCGGGCGACGGGCGAGCATCGGCGGACGCGACGTCGACCTGAGCGCGCGCGAGTTCGCCCTCGCCGAGGAGTTCCTCCGCCACGCCGGACAGGTCCTCAGCCGCGAGCAGCTCCTCAGCCGTGTCTGGGGCATGGACTTCGATCCGGGCTCCAACGTCGTCGACGTGTACGTGAGATACCTTCGCGCGAAGTTCGGCGCCAGTCGGATCGCGACCGTGCGCGGCGCCGGCTATCGCTGGGAGTAG
- a CDS encoding cell wall metabolism sensor histidine kinase WalK, with protein sequence MSRAPRPVSVRARLLGAILGVLLLGLIITGGVTFLVQSERVIANAERQLDGFSSTAPSSGTDAVDLVAATIPGRTDGTVALSGTTMLAGTPSPPGLSLSNDTRFVSAVSDAIARGELRGRVDSEHGPVLYAAVPLDGASVVQAISIDQRMELVTLSTTTFAIAGTVVLLAVAVAGWFVTGLLFSPLRRLRDTTDAITLADLGTRLPPQGNDEIADLTSSVNSMLDRLAMSVEAQRQLLDDVRHELKTPITIVRGHLEMMDPADPHDVSETRDLGIAELDRLSRLVDDIDALAVVEAGSLTTEVIQVAALTDRVGELVSAIPHHTWTIESRGRGTIHGDHDRLVQAWLQLADNAAKYTPPGTPIEIGSSVGDSSAELWVRDHGPGIPPAARHRVFRRFDRISTRRGVEGSGLGLSIVDAIAKAHEGYCSVSDTPGGGATVTLHLPRGRSHSAADLPTPVRAGDVVMQREATG encoded by the coding sequence ATGAGCCGCGCACCGAGACCCGTCTCGGTGCGCGCGCGACTCCTCGGCGCGATCCTCGGTGTTCTGCTGTTGGGGCTCATCATCACGGGAGGGGTCACCTTCCTCGTCCAGAGCGAACGCGTCATCGCCAACGCGGAACGTCAGCTGGACGGCTTCTCGAGCACCGCCCCGTCGAGCGGAACGGATGCCGTCGACCTCGTCGCTGCGACCATCCCCGGCCGCACCGACGGCACCGTCGCCCTGTCGGGCACGACGATGCTCGCGGGCACGCCCTCGCCGCCGGGGCTCTCCCTCTCGAACGACACGCGCTTCGTCTCGGCCGTCAGCGACGCGATCGCGCGCGGAGAACTACGCGGGCGCGTCGACAGCGAGCATGGACCGGTTCTGTACGCCGCCGTCCCGCTCGACGGGGCTTCGGTCGTCCAGGCGATCTCGATCGACCAACGGATGGAGCTGGTCACCCTCTCGACCACCACGTTCGCCATCGCGGGCACCGTGGTCCTGCTCGCGGTGGCCGTCGCGGGCTGGTTCGTGACCGGCCTGCTCTTCTCGCCCCTCCGGCGGCTCCGCGACACGACGGATGCCATCACCCTGGCGGATCTGGGCACGCGTCTGCCGCCGCAGGGCAACGATGAGATCGCCGACCTCACCTCCTCCGTCAACTCGATGCTGGATCGTCTCGCGATGTCCGTCGAAGCCCAGCGACAGCTGCTCGACGACGTGCGGCATGAGCTCAAGACGCCGATCACGATCGTCCGCGGGCACCTCGAGATGATGGACCCCGCCGACCCGCACGATGTCTCCGAGACGCGCGACCTCGGAATCGCCGAGCTGGACCGCCTCTCGCGTCTGGTCGACGACATCGATGCCCTGGCTGTGGTCGAGGCCGGTTCTCTGACCACCGAAGTCATCCAGGTCGCGGCTCTGACGGATCGCGTCGGCGAGCTCGTCAGCGCGATACCTCACCACACATGGACGATCGAGTCCCGGGGTCGCGGGACGATCCACGGCGACCACGACCGCCTCGTTCAAGCGTGGCTGCAGCTCGCGGACAATGCTGCGAAGTACACCCCACCGGGGACGCCGATCGAGATCGGCAGCAGCGTCGGTGACAGCAGCGCCGAACTGTGGGTGCGCGATCACGGTCCCGGCATCCCTCCCGCTGCGCGCCACCGCGTCTTCCGCCGGTTCGACCGCATCTCGACGCGGCGCGGGGTCGAGGGATCCGGACTCGGCCTGTCGATCGTGGATGCCATCGCCAAAGCCCACGAGGGCTACTGCAGCGTGAGCGACACCCCCGGTGGCGGTGCCACCGTCACGTTGCATCTCCCCCGCGGTCGGTCGCACTCCGCCGCCGACCTCCCCACCCCCGTGCGCGCCGGAGACGTCGTGATGCAGAGAGAGGCCACCGGATGA